Proteins encoded within one genomic window of Petrotoga sp. 9PWA.NaAc.5.4:
- a CDS encoding amino acid ABC transporter permease, giving the protein MTNLEIIIDSLPYLLKGTLVTLELTFFSLILGLIIAILVSFGQLYGNKVIQFIFLVYERVFRSIPLLVVLFLIFYGLPLIGIRLDPLIASILGLGLISSAYQSQIFRGAILSIDKGQIDAAYSLGMSKIQTFANIILPQAMRLSLPGWTNEASVVLKDTSLAYALGVIELLRQGTYVIAVTNKPLLVYSFCGVIYFILTFSLSRTLHLVEKKISIPGYETRSV; this is encoded by the coding sequence TTGACCAACTTAGAAATTATCATCGACTCTTTACCTTATTTATTAAAAGGTACATTGGTAACTTTAGAATTAACTTTTTTTAGTTTGATATTGGGTTTAATAATCGCTATTTTAGTATCTTTTGGACAACTTTATGGTAATAAGGTTATTCAATTTATATTTTTAGTATATGAAAGGGTATTTAGAAGCATACCCTTACTTGTGGTACTTTTTTTAATTTTCTATGGTTTACCTTTAATAGGGATTAGGTTAGATCCTTTAATTGCTTCTATATTAGGGTTAGGATTGATTAGTTCGGCATATCAATCTCAAATTTTTAGAGGTGCGATTTTATCTATAGATAAAGGTCAAATAGACGCAGCTTATTCTTTAGGGATGTCGAAAATACAAACTTTTGCTAATATAATATTGCCTCAAGCAATGAGACTTTCTTTACCAGGATGGACCAACGAAGCCTCTGTTGTATTAAAAGATACTTCTTTAGCATATGCTTTAGGGGTCATAGAACTTCTAAGGCAAGGGACTTATGTAATAGCTGTAACCAATAAACCATTATTAGTTTATTCTTTCTGCGGAGTAATTTATTTTATTTTAACTTTCAGCTTGAGTAGAACGCTCCACTTAGTTGAAAAAAAGATTTCTATTCCAGGTTATGAAACGAGGAGTGTATGA
- the deoC gene encoding deoxyribose-phosphate aldolase translates to MDQKELEKIVQEEIRRVENEFTFEKKHLSMSPKEIAKYIDHTLLKAFALTTDIEILCKEAIDNNFFAICVNPTYVSLAKELLQNSNIKIATVIGFPLGANTVETKVFEAQDAIKNGADELDMVINIGRLKAKEYYYVYKEIERIADVSKNKGKLLKVIIETCYLTQEEKIAAVTISKLAKADYVKTSTGFGTHGATAEDVSLMKFVGEDKLKVKASGGIKDYQTALEMIAAGANRIGTSSGVKIVSN, encoded by the coding sequence ATGGATCAAAAAGAATTAGAGAAAATTGTTCAAGAGGAAATAAGAAGGGTAGAAAATGAGTTCACATTTGAAAAGAAACACCTAAGTATGAGTCCAAAAGAAATTGCTAAGTATATTGATCATACGTTGCTTAAAGCTTTTGCTTTAACTACAGATATAGAAATCTTATGCAAAGAAGCTATAGATAACAATTTTTTTGCAATATGTGTTAATCCTACATATGTTTCCTTAGCAAAAGAACTTCTGCAAAACTCAAACATAAAAATAGCAACTGTTATAGGATTTCCTCTAGGCGCCAATACTGTTGAAACTAAAGTTTTTGAAGCACAAGATGCAATTAAAAATGGCGCAGATGAATTGGACATGGTAATTAATATAGGAAGACTAAAAGCAAAAGAATATTATTACGTTTATAAAGAAATAGAAAGAATAGCTGATGTATCCAAAAATAAAGGCAAATTATTAAAAGTTATAATAGAAACTTGTTACTTAACTCAAGAAGAAAAAATAGCGGCTGTAACTATTTCTAAATTAGCAAAAGCTGATTATGTAAAAACTTCAACTGGTTTTGGAACTCATGGAGCAACAGCTGAAGATGTTTCTTTGATGAAATTTGTTGGAGAAGATAAATTAAAGGTTAAAGCTTCAGGAGGAATAAAAGATTACCAAACTGCTTTAGAAATGATCGCTGCTGGAGCAAATCGTATAGGAACAAGTTCTGGCGTAAAAATTGTTTCAAATTGA
- a CDS encoding cold-shock protein — protein sequence MKGRVKWFDSKKGYGFITGEDGTDVFVHFSAVDMDGYKKLDEDQEVEFEVVQGQKGPQASKVRPL from the coding sequence GTGAAAGGTAGAGTAAAGTGGTTTGATTCAAAGAAGGGTTATGGTTTCATTACAGGTGAAGATGGAACAGATGTATTCGTACATTTTTCCGCTGTTGACATGGATGGCTACAAAAAGTTAGACGAGGATCAAGAAGTTGAATTCGAAGTAGTTCAAGGTCAAAAAGGTCCTCAAGCTTCTAAAGTAAGACCTTTATAA
- a CDS encoding DUF1175 family protein, protein MFKKKNLILLTVIMCVILFFLFSINIKSSEQELNYLNLPIIDSDGNNFPDILQLSSKDSRIFQYWFNNIILNIANNYMYLPDSYQDCAGLIRYAYKEALKSHDQNWVQKTGFRGKIIEDVSKYNYPNIPFYETKIFKISENGIEPDNFSDYATARYLIEFNMKYLSKDLKIAENGDILAFFHPEDPEFPYHLMVYYKDPNTNEAFAIYHTGPINEHNNGELRVVKIENLHKADPTWMATIENKNFMGIYRFKILSY, encoded by the coding sequence ATGTTTAAAAAAAAGAATCTTATTTTATTAACGGTAATAATGTGTGTAATATTATTTTTTTTATTTTCTATCAATATCAAGTCTTCTGAACAAGAGTTAAATTATTTAAATTTACCTATAATTGATAGTGATGGCAACAATTTTCCGGATATTCTGCAACTTTCTTCAAAAGATAGCAGAATATTTCAATATTGGTTTAATAATATAATATTAAATATAGCAAATAACTATATGTATTTACCTGATAGTTATCAAGACTGTGCCGGCTTAATAAGATATGCATATAAAGAAGCTTTAAAATCACATGATCAAAATTGGGTACAAAAAACAGGATTTCGCGGAAAAATCATAGAAGATGTTTCAAAGTATAATTACCCAAACATTCCCTTTTATGAAACTAAAATTTTCAAAATAAGCGAAAATGGTATAGAACCTGATAACTTTTCAGATTATGCAACTGCCAGGTATTTAATTGAATTCAACATGAAATATCTTTCCAAAGATCTAAAAATAGCTGAAAACGGAGATATTTTAGCCTTCTTTCACCCTGAAGACCCTGAATTTCCCTATCATTTGATGGTTTATTATAAAGATCCAAATACAAATGAAGCATTTGCAATATATCACACAGGTCCAATAAATGAACATAACAACGGTGAATTACGAGTAGTAAAAATAGAAAATCTCCATAAGGCTGATCCAACGTGGATGGCAACTATTGAAAATAAAAATTTCATGGGGATTTACAGATTTAAAATACTCAGCTATTAA
- a CDS encoding TIGR03915 family putative DNA repair protein codes for MNENYSYDGTLEGMFTVFYLLLKNKNIPKDIKPLNGSNIFVDNYIFIQTKDSRSSYLYNYLRNHLDSKIFKKVIISFLSEKNNKELFIYKYILLNLKTQNQADRYIKKEYVDFINSSYRSITSEAHKLTGLIRFKLLKDGFYYASIHPKNDVILLLYPHFSKRFNTFRWMIHDMNRSKILIFNGESSQIHFVKEFDRRTLESYYDSEELYFQQLWKEYHKNMEIKERKNKKVQQHFMPLRYWQDLIEDINS; via the coding sequence ATGAATGAAAATTATTCTTATGATGGAACTTTAGAAGGCATGTTTACCGTTTTTTATTTATTATTAAAAAACAAAAATATCCCAAAAGATATAAAACCCTTAAATGGTTCCAATATTTTTGTTGACAACTATATTTTTATACAGACAAAAGATAGCAGAAGTAGTTATTTATATAATTATCTAAGGAATCACTTGGATTCGAAAATTTTTAAAAAAGTGATTATTTCTTTTCTATCAGAAAAAAATAACAAAGAACTCTTTATTTATAAATATATTCTCTTAAATTTAAAGACTCAAAATCAAGCTGATAGATATATTAAAAAAGAGTATGTTGATTTTATAAATAGCTCGTATCGCTCAATTACTTCAGAGGCTCATAAATTGACTGGACTGATAAGGTTTAAGCTTCTTAAAGATGGATTTTATTATGCTTCAATTCATCCAAAAAACGATGTAATTTTACTGCTTTATCCACACTTTTCCAAAAGGTTTAATACTTTTAGATGGATGATACACGATATGAATAGATCGAAGATACTTATTTTTAATGGTGAAAGTTCTCAGATTCATTTTGTCAAAGAATTTGATAGGCGAACTCTTGAATCATATTATGATTCAGAAGAATTATACTTTCAGCAGCTTTGGAAAGAGTACCATAAAAACATGGAAATTAAAGAAAGAAAAAACAAAAAGGTTCAGCAACATTTTATGCCCTTAAGATATTGGCAGGATTTAATCGAAGATATTAATAGCTGA
- a CDS encoding thiamine ABC transporter substrate binding subunit — protein MKKFFFIGFLLMAFILVFSDELVVYTYESLSWIEEGLVQKFEERCNCNVKVVKLGDAGNVLTRLMLEKKNPKADVVLGLDQSLSAKAIQENLLIPYKPDNIKNIKDPTLIFDEEFYVIPFDYGAIAIIYDPDKITDELRSFEDLTKYEKSLIVQDPRASSTGQAFLLWTIAVYGEDWQDFWKRLMPAILTISPSWDDSFALFEMGQAPMMVSYATDSAYSQYYYGTSKYKVFIPEEGAYVQIEGAGIVNGAKNFELAKRFIDFLLTQDFQKEVPLNQWMFPVTNVELPEVYEYAVIPDKILTIDDNKISKNLEKWLNEWEDLVF, from the coding sequence ATGAAAAAATTTTTTTTTATAGGGTTTTTGTTGATGGCGTTTATACTTGTATTTTCAGACGAGTTAGTAGTTTACACATATGAAAGTTTAAGTTGGATAGAAGAAGGTTTAGTTCAAAAGTTTGAAGAAAGGTGTAATTGCAATGTGAAGGTAGTTAAGTTAGGAGATGCTGGCAATGTTCTTACACGTCTTATGCTTGAAAAAAAGAATCCTAAGGCCGATGTAGTTTTAGGGCTCGATCAATCTTTATCTGCAAAAGCTATCCAAGAGAATTTGTTGATTCCTTATAAACCAGATAATATAAAAAATATAAAAGATCCTACGTTGATCTTTGATGAAGAATTTTACGTTATTCCTTTTGACTATGGAGCAATAGCTATTATTTATGATCCTGATAAAATCACTGATGAATTGCGTTCTTTTGAAGATTTAACCAAATATGAGAAATCTTTAATAGTACAAGATCCAAGAGCTTCAAGTACAGGGCAAGCTTTTTTATTATGGACAATAGCTGTTTATGGGGAAGACTGGCAAGATTTTTGGAAAAGATTAATGCCTGCTATTTTAACTATTAGTCCGAGTTGGGATGATTCTTTTGCACTGTTTGAAATGGGGCAGGCTCCAATGATGGTGAGTTACGCAACTGATAGTGCTTATTCTCAATATTATTATGGAACAAGTAAGTACAAAGTTTTTATTCCCGAAGAAGGAGCATATGTGCAAATAGAAGGAGCGGGCATAGTTAATGGGGCTAAGAATTTTGAGTTGGCTAAAAGATTTATAGACTTTTTGCTAACGCAAGATTTTCAAAAAGAAGTTCCATTGAATCAATGGATGTTTCCTGTTACAAATGTAGAATTGCCTGAGGTTTATGAATACGCAGTTATTCCGGATAAAATTCTTACAATTGATGATAATAAAATTTCAAAAAATCTTGAAAAATGGTTGAACGAATGGGAGGATTTGGTGTTTTAA
- a CDS encoding iron ABC transporter permease: protein MKKSIKKHIPAFIFLCLWVIPFTFLFIDFFNFEDVSNILDPRTFRILSFTIYQAVLSTLFSLIITFLPAYYASKSRGIISKLLDNSVFIPFFFPPVSAVVAFSLLYSSTGILSKLGLKINVMYTLTGIILAHIFYNSPIFVRYISEGLKKIPKNFKESAYIEGAGKFRTFLNIELPLIMPSISRAFFLVFTYNFMSFAIVLNIGGIKYSTLEVAIANALRGTFNFSKALSYALIQLLILATINVFMSKFEPITFDYESESENKVGIFSQIISIIYLIFEYSIVIVGIVSAFFNFVTMKFDISGLINIFSKELNQRFPVIQSIFNSIFVSIISASLSVIVAYYLLKNYSKFTNVAVMSTLSISSAFLGMSLLYLNILFNISYFVLIILGYFLITVPLSYSFLFQPVLSFDASIIESAKIDGASIIKIFSKIELPLLFPAFLSAFLQVFAIIYGEFTIGYTMQIRDFFPLVSIVNYTLSSSRLYLESNALSAFNIVIVFFVFYLSNKLIKKGKN from the coding sequence ATGAAAAAATCAATAAAAAAACATATTCCTGCGTTTATTTTTCTATGTTTATGGGTAATTCCATTTACTTTTTTGTTTATAGACTTTTTTAACTTTGAAGATGTATCAAATATCTTGGATCCGAGAACTTTTCGGATCCTAAGTTTCACTATCTATCAAGCTGTTTTGTCAACACTGTTTTCTTTAATTATTACTTTTTTGCCTGCTTACTACGCATCTAAAAGTCGAGGAATCATTTCAAAGTTACTTGATAATTCTGTTTTTATACCGTTCTTTTTTCCACCTGTTTCTGCTGTAGTTGCTTTTTCATTGTTATATTCTTCAACAGGGATTTTGAGTAAATTAGGTTTAAAAATAAATGTAATGTATACATTAACAGGAATTATACTTGCCCATATTTTTTATAACTCCCCTATTTTTGTTAGGTATATTTCAGAAGGTTTAAAAAAAATACCAAAAAATTTTAAAGAATCGGCTTATATAGAAGGTGCCGGGAAATTTAGAACTTTTCTCAATATAGAACTACCTTTAATTATGCCATCTATATCAAGAGCTTTTTTTTTAGTTTTTACCTACAATTTTATGAGTTTTGCAATTGTTTTAAATATAGGAGGCATTAAATATTCTACTTTAGAAGTAGCGATTGCTAATGCCTTAAGAGGTACTTTCAATTTTTCTAAAGCATTGTCTTATGCGCTCATTCAATTGTTAATTTTAGCAACTATAAATGTTTTTATGTCAAAATTCGAACCAATAACTTTTGACTATGAATCAGAGAGTGAAAATAAAGTTGGAATATTCAGTCAAATTATTTCGATAATTTATTTAATTTTTGAATATTCTATAGTAATTGTCGGAATAGTTTCTGCTTTTTTTAATTTTGTTACAATGAAATTCGACATCTCAGGACTCATCAACATTTTTAGCAAAGAATTGAATCAAAGATTTCCTGTCATTCAATCTATCTTTAATTCAATTTTTGTTTCTATAATTTCAGCAAGTCTTTCTGTAATAGTAGCTTATTACTTATTGAAAAACTATAGTAAATTCACTAATGTTGCGGTTATGTCTACTCTTAGTATTTCATCTGCTTTTTTAGGTATGAGTTTGTTGTATTTGAATATTTTATTTAATATTTCTTATTTTGTACTAATTATCTTAGGTTACTTTTTAATAACAGTTCCACTCTCTTATTCCTTTTTATTTCAGCCAGTTTTGAGTTTTGATGCTTCAATAATAGAATCAGCCAAAATAGATGGTGCCAGCATAATCAAGATATTTTCGAAAATAGAGCTCCCTCTATTATTCCCGGCATTTTTAAGTGCTTTTCTTCAAGTTTTTGCCATAATTTATGGAGAATTCACTATTGGATATACCATGCAAATAAGAGACTTTTTCCCTCTTGTAAGCATTGTAAATTATACTCTTTCTTCTTCACGACTATACTTAGAATCAAATGCTTTAAGTGCTTTTAATATAGTTATCGTCTTTTTTGTCTTTTATCTAAGCAACAAATTAATCAAAAAAGGAAAGAATTAG
- a CDS encoding amino acid ABC transporter ATP-binding protein — protein MDDIILKIENVHKRFKETEVLKGISFDIKRSETKVIIGPSGTGKSTLLMCVNGLIPVDSGKIYLEDKEITNSKNIHKIRQEIGFVFQHFNLFEHLTVLDNVRIGLLKVKKLNKEEATNIAIRELERVGLKNRSNLYPAQLSGGQKQRVAIARALAMNPKVMLFDEPTSALDPELIGEVLNVMIELAKSGMTMLCVTHEMGFARAVADEIIFMENGVIVEKGPPSIMFTNPQKERTKEFLNKLSKLYGKEESS, from the coding sequence ATGGATGATATAATATTGAAAATAGAAAACGTACACAAACGTTTTAAAGAAACAGAGGTTTTAAAAGGTATATCTTTTGATATTAAAAGAAGTGAAACAAAAGTTATCATCGGCCCTAGTGGAACCGGAAAAAGTACTCTATTAATGTGTGTAAATGGTTTGATACCAGTAGATTCTGGAAAAATATATCTTGAAGATAAAGAAATTACTAATTCAAAAAATATTCATAAAATAAGACAAGAAATTGGTTTTGTTTTTCAACACTTTAATTTGTTCGAACATTTAACTGTTCTGGATAATGTGAGAATCGGACTATTAAAAGTTAAAAAACTTAACAAAGAAGAAGCAACTAACATAGCTATAAGAGAACTTGAAAGAGTGGGATTAAAAAATAGATCTAATCTATATCCCGCCCAACTTTCAGGAGGCCAAAAACAAAGGGTGGCAATTGCAAGAGCACTGGCAATGAACCCGAAAGTTATGCTTTTCGATGAGCCTACATCTGCTTTAGATCCCGAATTAATTGGCGAAGTGTTGAATGTAATGATTGAATTAGCAAAAAGTGGGATGACAATGCTTTGTGTAACTCATGAAATGGGTTTTGCTAGAGCTGTTGCAGATGAGATTATATTTATGGAAAATGGTGTTATAGTAGAAAAAGGTCCACCCTCTATTATGTTTACAAACCCTCAGAAAGAGAGAACAAAAGAGTTTTTAAATAAATTGTCAAAACTCTATGGAAAGGAAGAAAGTTCATGA
- the argS gene encoding arginine--tRNA ligase has translation MEIITLIKNKIIGALKNLGIEEFDENFTVETPPSDLLGDFSSNISFLLAKKLKRNPKEIAQMLIDEMKNDNSFSKIENANGFLNFFISSELYQRICSHIISNPKSYGKSDIGKGKKLQFEFASVNPTGPMTVAHGRQAIMGDVMANIYEQTGYIVQREMYLNDAGRQIKLLAQSLWVRYNELFGISYEIPQDGYKGDYLIDTAKKVLNKYGEKFRDKWDDEVESTFTEEVLEDMVHTMIETLNKIDVQFDVIFSEHLLFKNHMVDKTLDQLKTKGYVYEKDGAIWFKTSALIDENDKVLIRSNDNMPTYFCDDIAYHYYKYLRGFDLVIDIMGSDHHGHIPRMMASMKALGLPDDFLKIVLHQFVNIKRNNEILKMSTRKGEFLTLDDLIDNVGKDAVRYFFAMVDPDTTLNFDVELAIKKSNENPVYYVQYAHARICSIFKEAEKRGIKYEKFLGIEHLKETEEKLLLRELALFPNLLANATSQFKPNLLTQYLERVASRFHYFYNKLSVLNAESYDLIQARLNLCETTKIVLKRGLSILGVSAPENM, from the coding sequence ATGGAGATTATTACTTTAATAAAAAATAAAATTATCGGTGCACTTAAAAATTTGGGAATAGAAGAATTCGATGAAAATTTCACTGTAGAAACACCACCATCCGATCTACTTGGAGACTTTTCTTCAAATATTTCGTTTCTTTTAGCAAAAAAATTAAAAAGAAATCCAAAAGAAATAGCTCAAATGTTGATAGATGAAATGAAAAACGATAACTCTTTTTCGAAAATAGAAAATGCAAACGGATTTTTGAATTTTTTTATCTCATCAGAACTTTATCAAAGAATTTGTTCTCATATTATAAGTAATCCAAAAAGCTATGGAAAAAGTGATATTGGTAAAGGCAAAAAGTTGCAATTTGAATTCGCAAGCGTTAATCCTACAGGACCTATGACTGTAGCTCATGGGAGACAAGCAATCATGGGTGATGTTATGGCAAATATATATGAACAAACAGGATACATAGTTCAAAGAGAAATGTACCTCAACGATGCCGGAAGACAAATAAAACTCTTAGCCCAATCTTTGTGGGTGAGATATAACGAACTTTTTGGTATTTCTTATGAAATACCTCAAGATGGATACAAAGGAGATTATCTGATAGACACTGCAAAAAAAGTTTTAAACAAATATGGAGAAAAATTTAGGGACAAGTGGGACGATGAAGTTGAAAGTACTTTTACAGAAGAAGTTTTAGAAGATATGGTACATACAATGATAGAGACACTAAATAAAATTGATGTCCAATTTGATGTAATATTTAGTGAACATTTACTGTTTAAAAATCATATGGTTGATAAAACTTTAGATCAATTAAAAACAAAAGGTTATGTTTACGAAAAAGATGGCGCCATTTGGTTTAAAACTTCTGCTTTAATAGATGAAAACGATAAAGTTTTAATTAGATCAAATGATAATATGCCAACATACTTTTGTGATGATATAGCATATCATTATTATAAATATTTGAGAGGTTTCGATCTTGTTATCGATATTATGGGTTCTGACCATCATGGACATATTCCAAGAATGATGGCTTCTATGAAAGCTCTTGGATTACCTGATGATTTTTTGAAGATAGTTCTACATCAGTTTGTAAATATAAAGCGAAACAACGAAATATTAAAAATGTCTACAAGAAAAGGTGAATTTCTAACCTTAGATGATCTAATAGACAACGTAGGTAAAGATGCTGTTAGATACTTTTTTGCAATGGTAGATCCTGATACTACTTTAAACTTTGATGTAGAATTAGCTATTAAAAAATCTAATGAAAATCCTGTTTATTACGTTCAATACGCACATGCGAGAATTTGCAGCATCTTTAAAGAAGCGGAAAAAAGAGGAATAAAATATGAAAAATTTTTAGGCATAGAACATCTTAAAGAGACTGAAGAAAAATTGTTGTTGAGAGAGCTTGCACTATTTCCAAACCTTTTAGCAAACGCCACTTCACAGTTTAAACCAAATTTATTAACACAATATCTTGAAAGAGTTGCTTCAAGATTCCATTATTTCTATAACAAACTTTCAGTTTTAAATGCGGAAAGTTATGATTTAATACAAGCAAGGCTTAATCTATGTGAAACTACAAAAATAGTTCTTAAAAGAGGTCTTTCGATTTTAGGCGTTAGTGCACCAGAAAACATGTAA
- a CDS encoding putative DNA modification/repair radical SAM protein, with translation MELEEKVKILSASAKYDVSCASSGSSRKNTKNGIGNASLGGICHSWTSDGRCISLLKVLFSNSCIYDCAYCINKKSNDIPRATFKIDELISLTLNFYKRNYIEGLFLSSAIFGSPNITMKMLYLTAKKLREEYNFNGYIHLKAIPGADLELIRKAGFYADRMSVNIELPSERSLKLLAPDKSKKDIITPMNYIGNNILALKEDKKKYRHTPNFIPAGQSTQLIVGATPESDLKILTLSEALYKKFHLKRVYYSAFQLVNDDDRLPKIKNPPLLREHRLYQADWLIRYYGFSSHEILNKESPFLDDTLDPKTVWALRNFHLFPIEINKAPYELLLRIPGVGVKSAKRIMFSRKLAPLTFEDLKKIGVVLKRAKYFITCNGKYYSRVYSDPQALRLILISEKDKNFFQLPLFNQTENLPVLSYF, from the coding sequence ATGGAATTAGAAGAGAAGGTAAAAATATTATCTGCTTCTGCCAAATATGATGTTTCATGTGCATCTAGTGGTAGTTCAAGAAAAAACACAAAAAATGGTATAGGAAATGCGAGTCTGGGTGGAATTTGTCATAGTTGGACTTCTGACGGAAGATGTATTTCTTTGCTAAAAGTTCTATTTTCTAATTCTTGCATATATGATTGTGCTTATTGCATCAATAAAAAAAGTAATGATATTCCAAGAGCTACATTTAAGATAGATGAACTTATATCTCTTACGCTAAATTTTTATAAAAGGAATTACATAGAGGGACTTTTTTTAAGTTCTGCTATTTTTGGGTCTCCAAATATTACTATGAAGATGCTTTATCTTACCGCTAAAAAATTACGTGAAGAATACAATTTTAATGGTTACATTCATTTAAAAGCTATCCCAGGAGCGGATTTAGAATTAATAAGAAAAGCAGGTTTTTATGCAGATAGAATGAGTGTCAACATAGAATTACCTTCTGAAAGAAGTTTAAAATTACTTGCTCCAGATAAAAGCAAAAAGGATATTATTACTCCAATGAACTATATAGGAAACAATATTCTTGCATTAAAAGAAGATAAAAAGAAATACAGGCATACGCCTAATTTCATTCCTGCCGGCCAAAGTACTCAGTTAATAGTTGGAGCAACTCCTGAAAGTGATCTTAAAATTTTAACGTTGAGTGAAGCTTTATACAAAAAGTTCCATCTAAAAAGGGTTTATTACTCTGCTTTTCAATTGGTCAATGATGATGATCGATTGCCAAAAATAAAGAATCCACCTTTGCTTAGAGAACATAGATTGTATCAAGCAGATTGGCTAATTAGATATTATGGATTTTCTTCTCATGAAATTTTAAATAAAGAATCTCCTTTTTTGGATGACACGTTAGATCCAAAAACAGTATGGGCATTAAGGAACTTTCATTTATTTCCTATAGAAATTAATAAAGCACCTTATGAACTATTATTGAGAATTCCCGGGGTTGGTGTAAAATCAGCTAAAAGGATTATGTTTAGTAGAAAATTGGCTCCTTTAACCTTTGAAGATTTGAAAAAAATAGGAGTAGTTTTAAAAAGAGCAAAATATTTTATTACTTGTAATGGAAAATATTACAGTAGAGTTTATTCTGATCCTCAAGCTTTGAGATTAATTCTCATCTCAGAAAAGGATAAAAACTTTTTTCAATTGCCACTTTTTAATCAGACAGAAAATCTTCCAGTTTTGTCCTACTTCTAA
- a CDS encoding amino acid ABC transporter permease, which produces MSFLEIIQTSWNYMLEGIWVTLFLTLISITIGLFLGILLALGKTYGNKVISVICSTYIEIIRGTPLLVQLFILYYSLPVIGIRLSPLLASITAFFLNSAAYQAEYLRGSINSVSAGQMRAALSIGMTKWQSIRLIILPQALRRFIPSWTNEFIYLLKYSSLSYIVGAPEIMAQAKYVASRNFEFFKVYLFAAIIYLVLVLMFSKLFRYIEKRFRTPGTLSYARH; this is translated from the coding sequence ATGAGTTTCTTAGAAATTATTCAAACTTCATGGAACTATATGCTCGAAGGAATTTGGGTAACATTATTTTTGACATTAATATCGATAACTATAGGGCTTTTCTTAGGTATCCTTTTAGCCTTAGGTAAAACTTATGGCAATAAGGTCATTTCTGTTATTTGTTCTACCTATATAGAAATAATTAGGGGCACACCTTTACTTGTACAACTCTTCATTTTATATTATAGTTTGCCTGTTATTGGCATAAGACTTTCACCTTTACTTGCATCAATAACAGCTTTTTTCTTAAATTCCGCAGCTTATCAGGCCGAATATTTAAGAGGTTCTATAAACTCCGTAAGTGCCGGGCAGATGCGAGCAGCTTTATCCATAGGGATGACAAAATGGCAGTCAATAAGATTAATAATTTTACCTCAAGCTTTGAGACGGTTCATTCCTTCCTGGACCAACGAATTCATTTATTTGTTAAAATACTCTTCTCTTTCTTATATTGTTGGTGCTCCAGAAATAATGGCGCAGGCAAAATATGTAGCAAGTAGAAATTTTGAATTTTTTAAAGTATATTTATTTGCTGCGATTATATATTTGGTTTTGGTTTTGATGTTCAGCAAACTTTTTAGGTACATTGAAAAAAGATTTAGAACTCCTGGAACTTTGTCATATGCAAGACATTAA